The following are encoded together in the Kiloniellales bacterium genome:
- a CDS encoding Bax inhibitor-1/YccA family protein, with the protein MSFNPNPSTVTRTRVDTAEIDAGLRKYMLRVYNYMALGVAFTGAVSLFVASTPQILFAVAGTPLFWGVFLGILGLGWFAPRLMMSGSVMTAQVCFWVYAALWGIGIAPMLYFVGVQQGAPDDVARAFFIATATFAGLSLLGYTTKKNLSAFGTFFAMATIGLLIAVLVNAFFVQSWGFELVLSIGVVLVFSALTAYETQMIKNMYYESDGSDVATRKAIFGAFMLYGAFVTLFIWILNILSLLRGE; encoded by the coding sequence ATGTCGTTTAATCCGAATCCGAGTACGGTGACGCGCACCCGGGTCGACACGGCTGAAATCGATGCCGGTCTCCGGAAGTACATGCTGCGCGTCTACAACTACATGGCGCTGGGCGTGGCCTTCACCGGGGCAGTTTCGCTCTTCGTCGCCTCGACTCCGCAGATTCTCTTCGCCGTTGCCGGCACGCCGCTGTTCTGGGGCGTGTTCCTCGGCATTCTCGGCCTTGGCTGGTTCGCGCCGCGTCTGATGATGAGCGGCAGCGTGATGACGGCGCAGGTCTGCTTCTGGGTCTACGCGGCCCTCTGGGGTATCGGCATCGCGCCGATGCTGTACTTCGTCGGCGTCCAGCAGGGCGCGCCCGACGATGTGGCCAGAGCCTTCTTCATCGCCACGGCGACCTTCGCCGGCTTGAGCCTCCTGGGCTACACGACGAAGAAGAACCTCAGTGCCTTCGGAACCTTCTTCGCGATGGCGACCATCGGCCTGCTGATTGCGGTTCTGGTCAATGCCTTTTTCGTGCAGAGCTGGGGCTTCGAGCTGGTGCTGTCGATCGGCGTTGTTCTGGTCTTCTCGGCCCTGACCGCCTACGAGACCCAGATGATCAAGAACATGTACTACGAGTCCGACGGCAGCGACGTCGCGACGCGCAAGGCGATCTTCGGCGCCTTCATGCTCTACGGCGCCTTCGTGACGCTGTTCATCTGGATCCTGAACATCCTGAGCTTACTGCGCGGCGAATAG